The following proteins are encoded in a genomic region of Fusarium keratoplasticum isolate Fu6.1 chromosome 9, whole genome shotgun sequence:
- a CDS encoding FAD-binding-2 domain-containing protein → MSAVIRQAQRSARGIWPRRCSPQPGIPTALCKAALSTTVSKARPGSGTNDTQQFDVVVIGSGCAGLTAAVVAAKHGLRTLVLEKSNFFGGTTAFSGGGAWIPNNVHQKTINVVDSRESAEKYLRNVLGDLYDHDMIASFLQNAPIMLQWMQTHTSVRFKPVALPDYHVGKDGASVGRTILTQEYDGRKLGRQRLRSIRYTLQGYHAFGSMQADPAELPVLSNPFQSMSNLAASMRKITRFGLDMLLYGKGSEMANGNALVGRLVKSCDDAGVELRESSPVTQLKRLDATGAFSVMTQDSQGHAKEFVATKGVILASGGFGRSKEARAYLPHDWSVQPKGNVGDGQRMGREVGAAIPPPNPKNGVFAPVSLLRTRSGQVRRYPHFSIDRTKPGSIIINTDGRRFANEAEPYQEFVQTMHEQGIKKAFLVADSRFLRRYGMGMALPWPMSPRSLIAQGYLVKAGTLHELADKIQVPPEALQDTVARCNDNAAKGLDPEFGKGQSSYDLFYGDPSAGFPNPSLGTCIQPPFYALTLYPGNVCSTYGLQANAQAQVLDTSNKVIPGLYAVGLDANSIMRGEYPGGGSSIGPAMTFGYIAGMSLAGK, encoded by the exons ATGTCTGCAGTAATTCGCCAAGCCCAGAGATCAGCTCGTGGCATTTGGCCCAGACGTTgttctcctcagcctgggATTCCCACGGCACTTTGCAAAGCAGCGCTCAGCACCACAGTAAGCAAGGCCCGCCCTGGGTCCGGTACAAACGATACGCAGCAGTTCGACGTGGTGGTAATAGGATCCGGCTGCGCTGGTCTCACCGCTGCCGTTGTCGCTGCCAAACATGGTCTTCGAACCCTTGTGCTTGAGAAGAGCAACTTCTTCGGCGGCACAACAGCATTCTCGGGTGGAGGAGCTTGGATCCCTAATAATGTGCACCAGAAGACGATCAACGTGGTGGATAGTCGAGAATCTGCTGAGAAGTATCTGCGAAACGTCCTTGGGGACCTGTATGACCACGACATGATTGCATCCTTCCTCCAGAACGCCCCCATCATGCTGCAATGGATGCAGACCCATACATCCGTCCGGTTCAAGCCTGTGGCACTTCCGGACTACCATGTGGGAAAGGACGGCGCGAGCGTTGGCCGGACCATCCTCACGCAAGAGTACGACGGACGAAAGCTTGGCAGACAAAGGTTGCGGAGCATCAGATACACTCTGCAAGGCTACCATGCCTTCGGATCGATGCAGGCTGATCCTGCCGAGCTGCCAGTGCTGTCGAACCCGTTCCAGAGCATGTCTAACTTGGCGGCAAGCATGCGCAAAATCACTAGATTTGGTTTGGACATGTTGCTGTACGGGAAAGGGTCCGAGATGGCCAACGGCAATGCCCTCGTCGGCCGGTTGGTAAAGAGTTGCGATGACGCGGGAGTTGAGCTACGGGAAAGTTCTCCGGTGACCCAGTTGAAGCGACTGGACGCCACGGGCGCCTTCAGTGTCATGACCCAAGACTCGCAGGGCCATGCCAAGGAGTTCGTGGCGACAAAGGGAGTGATTCTCGCCAGCGGTGGATTTGGAAGATCCAAGGAGGCGCGAGCGTATCTTCCCCATGACTGGAGTGTACAGCCGAAAGGAAACGTCGGTGATGGGCAGCGGATGGGCAGAGAGGTCGGGGCTGCG ATCCCACCTCCAAATCCCAAGAACGGTGTCTTTGCTCCAGTGTCCCTGCTGCGGACAAGAAGCGGCCAAGTTCGACGGTATCCGCACTTCTCCATCGACCGGACTAAGCCAggctccatcatcatcaacacgGACGGGCGGCGCTTCGCCAACGAGGCCGAGCCGTACCAGGAGTTTGTCCAGACTATGCACGAGCAGGGAATAAAAAAGGCATTTCTTGTCGCCGACAGCCGATTCTTGAGACGCTACGGAATGGGCATGGCTCTCCCATGGCCCATGTCCCCTCGCTCCTTGATTGCGCAAGGTTATCTCGTCAAGGCTGGGACGCTGCACGAGTTGGCAGACAAGATTCAAGTGCCACCTGAGGCGCTGCAAGACACTGTGGCAAGATGCAACGACAACGCCGCCAAGGGGCTCGATCCTGAGTTTGGAAAGGGTCAATCCTCCTACGATCTCTTCTACGGCGACCCGTCTGCAGGTTTCCCCAACCCAAGCCTTGGAACCTGCATCCAACCACCTTTCTATGCTCTGACTCTCTACCCCGGAAACGTCTGTTCCACTTATGGTCTGCAGGCCAATGCGCAAGCCCAAGTTCTTGACACATCCAACAAGGTTATTCCGGGGCTATATGCCGTGGGATTGGATGCTAACTCCATCATGCGCGGCGAGTACCCTGGAGGAGGATCGAGTATCGGCCCAGCCATGACGTTTGGTTATATCGCAGGGATGAGTTTGGCTGGTAAATAA
- a CDS encoding EKC/KEOPS complex subunit BUD32 — MTEEAQEICMFFVDDSNIWIEAQKFAASGNSHMPKLTDRDRDPRLRINIGKLVKTLLGGRFQGTSYLYGSRPPPNDAVWNTFEKYNFRTKIYDRARGKEKQVDTAMTADMSRTSTRLSTMADFRSDIKEENKRTVFIAITGDQDMVPPIRQALDDGFRVELWAWKSGISSEYRKLANDMALLSINYLEHVFKEISFTSYRSTRRSGKVTPSCTLVLYEFTGPESTDPLNAEAIVCNGLDGWGRLSFITPSNVTNEFYVEFPGVKNINDMDDLIAKAETQFKGLWKVMSWPRYANRFNEGPPAMVETSNMFAPLEGDGDQKSVEIMAKEESQRTQHRTNASSATANVRDPSNPWKLPAGGEQSENAEASSLDDPSNSNTGKWETVTRTNLRSGHHAKQPCPYGIRCGKRGDCGHLHTKEERDLFQALPEQNFKKWRTSKCRHGDRCYLGKRSLKSIPRLDDRHEFLSVLRLEPTQTVERWAAELWGAVAWLESLGLVHGDLRPENLLLDAGDHLKLADFDCVDKIGNDSLGNPPPWARVLGSEAGAQRESFGINGLQTEQFAIGSLLYAMTRGHEPDMKFPELGQGCLDVIIDRCWKGLYDSVECLAKETAGLDGAVSLPRAEALDESHVSEMRDRFQRLVDKGLLDTDE, encoded by the exons ATGAccgaagaagctcaagagaTCTGCATGTTCTTCGTGGATGACTCCAATATCTGGATCGAGGCCCAAAAGTTCGCCGCCTCAGGAAACAGCCATATGCCCAAACTGACTGACCGCGACCGCGATCCCCGTCTCAGGATCAACATCGGCAAGCTGGTCAAGACACTCCTCGGCGGTCGCTTTCAAGGCACCTCGTATCTCTATGGCTCTCGCCCGCCGCCCAACGACGCCGTGTGGAACACGTTTGAGAAGTACAACTTCCGAACCAAGATCTACGATCGCGCCCGtggcaaggagaagcaggtaGACACCGCCATGACGGCGGATATGAGCCGCACATCTACCAGGCTCAGCACCATGGCCGACTTTCGCTCCGACATTAAAGAGGAGAATAAGAGGACTGTCTTTATCGCCATCACCGGAGACCAAGACATGGTCCCGCCAATCAGACAAGCCTTGGACGACGGGTTCCGGGTTGAGCTCTGGGCCTGGAAATCGGGCATCTCTTCTGAGTACCGTAAACTAGCCAACGACATGGCTCTGCTGTCGATAAACTACCTGGAGCACGTATTCAAAGAGATCTCTTTCACTAGCTACCGTTCCACTAGGCGGTCCGGAAAGGTGACTCCAAGCTGCACTCTCGTGCTCTACGAGTTTACCGGCCCAGAGTCCACCGACCCCCTCAACGCGGAAGCTATTGTCTGCAATGGGCTCGATGGATGGGGCCGCTTGTCCTTCATAACCCCATCCAACGTGACAAACGAGTTCTACGTCGAGTTCCCCGGAGTCAAGAACATCAATGACATGGATGACCTGATCGCCAAGGCAGAGACCCAGTTCAAGGGACTGTGGAAAGTCATGTCGTGGCCTCGATACGCGAACCGCTTTAACGAAGGACCGCCGGCCATGGTCGAAACTAGCAACATGTTTGCGCCTCTGGAGGGTGACGGGGATCAAAAATCCGTGGaaatcatggccaaggaagAGTCCCAACGCACCCAACACAGAACCAACGCGTCCAGTGCTACAGCCAACGTCAGGGACCCATCCAACCCCTGGAAGCTGCCCGCCGGGGGCGAACAGAGTGAAAACGCAGAGGCAAGCAGCCTCGATGAtcccagcaacagcaacaccgGCAAGTGGGAGACGGTAACTCGCACTAATTTGAGAAGTGGCCATCATGCAAAACAGCCATGCCCCTACGGCATTCGCTGTGGTAAACGTGGCGATTGCGGTCATCTACACACCAAAGAGGAGCGCGACCTGTTCCAAGCCCTGCCAGAGCAGAACTTCAAGAAATGGAGGACGAGCAAGTGCCGTCACGGAGACAGATGTTACCTCGGGAAAAGAT CATTGAAATCAATTCCACGTCTCGACGACCGTCATGAATTCCTCAGCGTCTTGAGGCTGGAGCCTACTCAGACGGTTGAGAGATGGGCTGCCGAACTCTGGGGCGCCGTGGCTTGGTTAGAATCTCTGGGTCTGGTCCATGGAGATCTACGACCCGAAAACCTGCTGCTCGACGCAGGAGACCATCTCAAGCTTGCCGATTTTGACTGTGTCGACAAGATAGGGAACGACTCACTCGGAAATCCTCCGCCATGGGCTCGTGTGCTTGGGTCAGAGGCTGGAGCGCAGCGTGAATCGTTTGGAATCAATGGGCTGCAGACAGAACAGTTCGCTATCGGTTCTTTACTCTACGCCATGACCCGTGGGCATGAGCC GGACATGAAGTTTCCTGAATTGGGCCAGGGTTGTTTAGATGTCATTATCGATCGATGCTGGAAAGGCCTCTACGACTCGGTCGAGTGTCTAGCAAAGGAGACGGCAGGCTTGGATGGTGCTGTTTCCCTACCTCGTGCTGAAGCATTGGACGAAAGCCATGTTTCTGAGATGCGGGATCGATTCCAACGGTTGGTGGACAAGGGCTTGCTAGATACGGATGAGTAG
- a CDS encoding N-acetyltransferase domain-containing protein, producing MTTPNALRLELATPEDIPAMVDLWFEAFKDPDMQRLWPGTPGVRKWWHDANYHDIINKPLARYVKVVDPDTLDTQGRSRIAAYAKWDTAMPEERGRRYPPWHDDMPGEECQAFFQREEDERKRVMGDYKHYYLDTLATHPDYQRRGAGSMLMKWGCDLADKNGVGAYVDASKAGAPLYERFGFVDESEPDAGEVASMARRQRD from the exons ATGACAACCCCCAATGCGCTGAGACTGGAATTGGCGACTCCAGAGGATATCCCAGCTATGGTAGATCTCTGGTTCGAGGCGTTCAAAGACCCTGACATGCAACGATTGTGGCCTGGTACTCCAGGGGTGCGCAAGTGGTGGCATGATGCCAACTATCACGATATTATCAATAAACCATTGGCACGCTATGTCAAAGTGGTTGACCCTGATACACTGGATACCCAAGGTCGGTCCCGTATAGCGGCTTATGCCAAATGGGACACGGCCATGCCTGAGGAGCGAGGTCGTCGATATCCGCCTTGGCACGACGATATGCCGGGTGAAGAGTGCCAGGCTTTCTTccagagagaagaagacgagagAAAGAGGGTTATGGGCGACTATAAGCATTACT ACCTCGACACACTTGCTACACACCCTGACTATCAACGACGAGGGGCCGGATCCATGCTTATGAAATGGGGATGTGACCTTGCAGATAAGAATGGAGTTGGGGCTTATGTGGATGCGAGTAAAGCTGGTGCGCCGTTGTATGAGAGGTTTGGTTTTGTCGACGAGAGTGAGCCTGATGCTGGTGAGGTTGCCTCAATGGCTCGAAGGCAGCGTGATTGA